A window of Maioricimonas rarisocia genomic DNA:
GGACCGATGTGGAGCAGGGAGTGCAAGTGGTGCGGCGGGCGCTCAGGGACGGGGCGTCAGGTGAGCCGCCGGTACAGCTCGCGGTTCTTCTGCAGGACGTACTGCATTGCGCGGTCGAAATCATTTGAGGGGCGTGAGAGAAACTCGCGGATGGCCGCGGTCGCGAGACGCTGTGGCGTGACGTTCAGGCGGCGAGCCATTTCTTCAAGGCGACGCGACTGTTCGTCGCTGAGAGTCACTGAGATCGCCATGACGGGGCCATCGAGGTTGAGGGACGGGTCGTTCGAACGAGCGAAGGACGTACAGCCCCGGAATCCGCCACGGTTGCAGACGTGCGAGGGCTGTTGCACCTGATGATGCTCACACCGCCTCAATCGCTTGGTACACCTTGCCGTGCCGTCGCAGCCAGTCGAGGTCGTCGGCCTCGGCATGCTCCTGAACCTGCTTGAGGAAGCGGACGGTCTCCGCTTCGTAGCAGGGTTCGGAGGGATCTTCGACCGGGACGAACATCTCGACATCGACGGCGACGACGTACCTGTCGGGCTGAATGAGACGGGTTCGTGTAAAACGTTTGCCTGGAACTCGCCCCCTGGAGGAGTTGCCCGAACTGGTCATTTCACTCCTTTCGGCCTGGGATAACGAGGCGTATCATCGGACTGACCCGGGACCGCGCTCCCTGCAGGTGACACTTACCACCATATCCGGGTTACCCTGCGAATCCAGATTGATGCCGGAAGATGGAGCCCGCTCATGTCGACTCATCGTGCCGTGCTGATTCCCGGAGACGGAATCGGCCCCGAAGTGACCAGTGCCGTCCAGCGTGTCCTGCAGGCGGCCGGCGCCCCTCTCGAGTGGGAAGAGCACCAGGCGGGTGTGAAGGCACTCGAGAACGGAGACGACGTTCTTCCGGAGGAGACGGTCGAGGCCATCCGGCGGCTGGGGGTGGCGCTCAAAGGGCCCTGCACGACGCCGGTCGGCGAGGGATTCACCTCGGTGAACGTGCAGCTCCGCAAGCGGCTCAATCTTTACGCGGCAGTCCGGCCGGTCCGTTCGCTGGACGGTGTGCAGACGCGATTCGAGAACGTCGACCTGGTCATCATCCGGGAAAACACCGAGGGGCTGTACAGCGGCGTCGAGAACCAGGTGACCGACGACGTCGTGATGAGCATGAAGGTGGCGACCGAGACCGCCTGCACGCGAATTGCCCGCTGGGCCTTTCGCTACGCCACCCGCCGCGACCGGAAGAAGATTACCGTCTTCCACAAAGCGAACATCATGAAGATGACGGACGGGCTCTTCCTCCGCTGCGCCCGTCAGATCCACAAGGCCGAGTATCCCAACATCGAATACGACGAGGTGATCATCGACGCCGGCTGCATGAAGCTGGTGCAGAACCCCGGTCAGTTCGATGTCCTGCTGCTGGAGAACCTGTACGGCGACGTCGTGAGCGATCTGTGCGCCGGGCTCGTCGGTGGCCTGGGCGTGGTGCCCGGTGCAAATATCGGCGAAGAGCAGGCGGTGTTCGAAGCCGTGCATGGCTCGGCCCCGGATATTGCGGGGAACGGGGTCGCCAACCCGCTGGCCCTGCTGATGTCGGCCGTCATGCTGCTGAACTATCTGGCCGAGACTCGCGGCGACGATGTGTGCCGCGATGTTGCCGGCCGGATCCGCATCGCGTACGACCGGGCACTGGCGGACGGTGCGAAGACCGGTGATCTGGGGGGCGATCTCGGGACTGACGCCTTCGCCGACGCGATCATCGAGCGGCTCGACCAGCCGAGTTGATCAGCTGGAGCCTTTGGTGTCGCCGGGTGACATGTTCGGAATCGCCTTCCGGCTGACCAGCCGGATGCAATACGCGATGATGCCGATGTTCAGCACGAAGAAGAACAGGAACACGAACAGCCCGCCGCGACCGGCGGCATCGGCATGAGCCCGGTAGAGCGCGTCGATGTCGATCCGGGCGATCCGCATGACTTCCCGCACGACGGCTCCTGAGAGGATCGTCAGCCCGACCCCGGCGGTGGTGATCGTCAGCCAGGTGCGGTCCAGGCGTTCGAGCGATCTTAGCCGCCACCAGCCAGTTGACTGCACGGCCAGACCGACGGCGCCGCCAATCAGCCAGGGGAGGCCGAAGGGACTCAGGACCGCGCTGCGGACGGCGGGGGGATCGATGATCAGCAGCAGTGCGCCGGCGATGACGCCGACCCCCATTCCCACCCATGCTGTCAGGGCCAGTCGATTGATGACCGACCGGTGATTTTCTTCGGTCGGCGTGGGTGTGAGGCGGATCTGCCAGGCGAGCCAGACGGCCAGCGTCGGGAACGCGGCCGAGAACCAGGCCGCCATACGGGGGATCAGCTGCACCGGCCAGAACTGCATGCGTCCCTGTGCGTAATGCTCCGCCCAGAGTTCCGTCGACTGCAGGCTGAGCAGGTGGTTCTCCGTCCACGACCAGCCGGTGAAGAAGAAGCAGGCGAACGCCCCGATGGTGATCGTCACCCGCAGCCACATGCCTCGGCGGGTCGCCAGTGGGCTCTTCAGCAGATACAGCAGGTAGAAGCCGACGATCAGGGCCGGGACGATCGCCATCCAGCGATGAAACAAAAGCAGATTCGCCGTGTAGAACGAGTTCCGATAGAGGATCTGGATGAACAGCAGCGGTGCCACGCCGGCGGTGATCACGCCGCTGAGCATCAATGGCATCCAGTCGCGCAGCAGTGCCGCCCGGCGATCGGGATCCTCGGGGCGGTTTCGGACTGCAACCGTCACCAGGTAGCACGTGCCGGCGATGACGTAGTGCATGAACACCACATGCGAGACGAACGTCAGCACGTACGTCGTAAGGTAGAACGCCGTGGGCCAGGGAAATCCGAACGGAAAGGGAAGGTTCATTGGGGGCTGGCTTCGCTGCCGTGGACAAGGTAGATGCCGGGGGTGGTTCCCACTTCATCCATCCATTCACGGATGCGGAGCAGGACCTCGGGGTCGTCGGTGACGGGCCACTCGGCAGGGCGGGATTCGTTGCTCCATCGGATCCACTGGACCAGAGCTTCGAGTTCTGTGGGCGTGCCGGCGAAGGGAGGCATGAACGGCTTGGTGCGCTGAAGCTGTGCGATGTTCATGCGCAGCTGCGTCGGGGTCCAGGTTGTCGTCAGATGGCTCAGCCCATTGGCCCCGGCAACAGTGTGGCAGATGCTGCACTGGTTGCGGAACACCTTGGCCCCGAGTCGCAGCTGGTCGTTGACGAGCTCGGTCTCGTTCTGCAGCGGAAACGGATCGTATGTGACCGAACCGTGTTCCCGCAGCCAGGCAACCTCATCTTCCGTGAAGGAGTTCGAGTACAGGTATTCGCGGATCGTGTACGGCTTGCGGGAACCTTCGCGGACGAACTCGCCCCCGGCCGTCGCGAGGAACGCGAGCGAGAGCAGAAGCAGCGCGGTCGCGCCGTTGATGTACAGCCGCTTGCGCAACAGACCGAACAGAGCATAGGCGCCGATCAGCATCGAGCAGGCGGCACCAAGCGAGAAGAAGAGCGTCATGGCGACGCTGCCCCCAAGGACCCACGAGCGACTGTCGGCCGGGATCGAGAGGAAGTACCAGATGCCCAGCAGTGGCATGACGGCCATCGGAGCCAGAAACCACGCGCTTCTGTGAATGATCTCGGTCCGCTCTTCGCGGGTGAAGTCACGCACGAAGTTCACCACCAGACAGGAGGCCAGGGCGGCGATCGTCATGCAGGTGATCGTGCGGAAGATCAGCGACGGGAAGAAGCTGGGATTGAAGAATCCGTCCCACACCCGGCCCGTCTCCATGAAGGCGCCCGGCGTCAGTTGCCACGACAGAATACCGTTGATCCAGAACAGGCTGGCCCAGGAGGCAAGGCTGTATGTTCCCAGCAGCGTCAGGCGGGAGCGGTCATCGAGCCAGCGGCCGTAGCGGTAGAAGCAGTAGCCGGCGGCGATCTCGAGGAAGAAGAATGTGTACTCGGTGGCCCACAGCCAGTGGAACTCTTCCACCATGACGCCGATGGTTCGCGGGCTGATCTGGATCGTGGTGAACCACATGCCGACGCCGGTCAGCGCGCCCAGGACGAAACTGATCAGCACCAGGTACTGGAAGAATCCATCGATGTATCTGCGGGCGGTCGGAAGCCGGCCGGTCTGTCCGAGCCACTGCAGGTGACACATCAGCAGGCCGCCGCCGATGGCGAACTGGGCCAGAAAGACATGGAGGATACCCACGCCTCCGATCACCAGCCCCTTCATCATGGGGCCGAAGTCGTTGATCGGAAAGTAAGGGATGTCCATGGCTGGCGCCTGTCTTCACTCGGTTCGCTTCAGGTTCGAGGCGACACCTTCGGGCAGGGTCGCGCTCCATAGGAAGTGTGGTCGACCTGGCGACGAGGGCAATGCAGTGCGGAGCGATTTCTCAGAATCGTGAGGGGCGGTTCCCGGACATGGCAAGTTGCCCGCGACAGATTGCCGCAGGCAAGTCGCGGCTTGCCGTTCAGCCGATTCCTCCGGCGATGATCCCGACAATCAGATTCAGAATCGAAAGCAGCAGGCTGCCCAGTAGTGCCGCCCCGCATCCCTGGACCCGGACACCCGGTGTGAGCGCGGCCGCCAGCTGCAGCATGAGCGCATTGATGACCAGCAGGAACAGCCCGAAGGTGAGGATCGTCAACGGCAGCGTGAGCAGGACGATCAGCGGTCTGATGATCGCGTTGGCAATTCCCAGCAGCAGCGCTGCGATCAGTGCCGCTCCCCAGTTCTCGATGACCACACCGCGCACCAGATGGGCGACGACCAGCAGCAGAATCGACGTGACGAGCAGGTGGGCCAGGAACTCGAACATGGTCACTCTTCTGGATTCGGGAGTTATTCGGTCGGAGCGTCGGTGGCCGTCGCGTCGTTCGGCTTGGATACCGGAATCAGTTCAACGGTGACGGGTGTGCCGAGCGGCGGGATCCGCTCCGTGTACGGTTCGAACATCAGCGCGTCGTTGGTTGCGGAACTCTTCATCGCCAGGTCCATCATGGCGTCGCCGAAATTCGCCACGCAGATCACGTTTCCTGCTTCGGCCTGATACCACTTCTCGCCATCCTTTTGTGTATAGAAGCCGCTGCCGGCGAACACCCAGTTGGCGTCGAGCTGTCTGGGCTGGCTCCGCTCGTAGAAGCTGTCGATCGCCTTAAGGTAGGCCGCGTTGTCCGAGAGCCCCTTCAGTTCGTCCCGCTGCGCCTTGGTCATCGGACCGAACCAGACCAGTTCCTTGTGAGGAGCGTCGTACTTCAGTTCGCTCTCTTTGGGAATCGTCAGCCCTTCGGGCAGCTTCTCGAGTGGCGCGGCGTAGTATCGCCGGGTGACATGTCGCACCCACCGCTGTGCCTTGACGCGGTGTGATTTCCCGTCGGCATCCTTCCAGTTCAGCCAGATGTCGATCTGCTGACCGCTCGGAGGAGCGAACTCGGGATTAAAGCGGACCGGATGTCCCGGCTCGGCACCAACAGCAAGCAGACCGGCGTGAATGATGTATGCCTCGGAATCGACCGCCAGGATCGATTCGTGTTCCTTGGTCTGGGCGCGGCAGAGCAGCATCTCCAGGAGGCCCTCGCGAAGCACAACCTCCGCCTTCAGCAGGATCCGCTTGCGGGCCGGATCAAGCAGCACCGTCTTCTGCTTGTTCAGCGAGGTCAGGCCGGTCTCAGCATCGGTCGTGTCGGCAGCCGTCTGCGGACTGGCGGGGGGGGCCGCATCGTCGGCACGGACCGATTCGGCGGGGCCGAAGCCGATCGTGGCCAGGAGAATCAGCGACCGTAGCGCCAGACTGTCTGTGATTGCCATACGAACATCTCCTGCCGGGGGAGTTCAGTTCGTGCGGGGCGTCTGCTCGAGTTCGTCGAGCCAGTCGATCAGCCTCCGCACGAAATCCTCCCGATCCGGCTCGAATTCCAGTGTGTGCCGGGCATTGGGGAAATCAACCCGGGTCTTCGACGGATTCGGCAGCGCATCGAAGAATTGCTGCGTGGCGTCATTATCGACGATCCGATCGCGGCCCGCGAGCATCAGGAGAATCGGGCAGGCGATTTGGGGAGCTTCCCGGATGGCCACCTGCTGCACATCGGCATTGGCGAACAGGAATCCGGTTGTCACATGGTGCAGTGCCAGCGGGTCGTCCCGGATGAACTGCTGCCACCCGGTTTCGTTGGTAAACATCTCGGGATCGTCGAGGGGGACGGGGACCGACTTGCGATTGGCGCCCAGCTTGCGTGCCAGTCGCAGCAGGCAGGACTGAAGGAAAGTCGGTTTCACCTGCGCGAACAGGCCGGGGTAGAGCAGGGCGAGGGCGTCGACCAGGTCGGGCCGGCATGCTGCAGCGGCGGTGGCGAGTTTTCCTCCCCAGCTGATGCCCATCAGAACGACGGGCGCATCGGAGGTTGTCCTGTCCCTCTCGAAACTGACGAATCCGAGAAATTGTGACAGATCGTTGAGCCAGCGTTCCCAGTGAACGACGTGGCCGCGGTCGCGCCCGTTCTGTCCCGACCCGCGACGATCGGGGAACGTCACGTCGTAGCCGGCTTCCGCAAGCCGGCTGCTGGAGAAGTCGTACCAGCCGGAGTGGCTCTGGATGCCATGGACCGCGACGACGTAGCCCCGCGGCGGGCCATCGGGGCGCCAGCGACGGTAGTGAAGAGGGTACCCGTCGGAGGCGGTCCAGACGTTGTACTCCGGGGAACGGTGGGAATCGTCAGAACTGCTCACAAAGTGATCGCCTGTGCCGAAGGAGATTGCATGAATCGGTCGCACGCGACCGCGTTAAGAAAGATTGAAAACCGGCGTGTCGAGGGAATTCTATCTGCGCCTTCGCGATATGCTGCGGCTCGGGAGTGGAGGGAGTGAGAATCGTGCGTTCTGCAGCACTTTCGGCACGTGAGTTGCCTTGACATCAACGTGGTTTCAATGCCGCATGACTTTGCAGTCGCTGCGTGCAGCCGATCTTCGCAGTTCGCTCACGTCATTTCAGACGACTCCACTGTCGCTCCCTGCGCCCCACACTGGTGCTGGCGTGTCGGTCCGGTCTGCCCTCCGGCGCAGCACGGTCATCGGCATTTGCAACCCGGGAATGGTCCTGTTCCGGTTGCAGTCAGTGGTTGGGAGTCTCCTCATGCGACGCATCCTTCTAGTCGACAGCGATCTCACCTCTTGCAATGCGATCTCGAGAACGCTGTCCGCGCTTGGTTACGGCGTGGACGTGGCCTACGACGGGGATGGAGCCCGCATTCTCTCCCGGCAGGGAGACTACGCCATCGGGTTGATCGGCCAGAATCTTACAGATACCGACGGCGTCAAGCTGTTTACTGAATTGCGCGACCGCCAGGCACGAATGCTTGGCGTACTGATGTCCAAACCAGCCAACCTGTATACGGTGGCCAGCGCGATTGGAGCGGGTATGTCGAAAGTGCTCACGAAACCTGTCGATTTCAACGAAGTCCTGCCGCTGCTCGAAGGGGAGTCCGCCGCCAGTGCCGCTGTGCACTCGAACGGTCACGGCAACAGTCGCCCCCGGTATGACGAGGAACTCATCGCGGAGCTTCCCGCGCAGGCGATCGAAGAAGAGATGGCCGACCGCGATCTGATTGCCGTCATCCGCAGTGTCGACTATCCGTTCGCCGGCAAGGATCGGCTCGAATACTTCGACCGTGACACGCTCGTGCGGGTCGTGCACCTCATCCGCCGCTGGTGCCGCAATCGCCTGCAGCGCGTCGTCTGGTGATCCCGGACGAGCGTCGCCCAACTCAGCCGATCATCTCCTCGAGGACGCGGGAGTACGCCCCGTACGCCCCGGCGTCAAAGAGCACGAAGCGGACCCGTAGCGTCCCGTCGTGATCGAGGAGGTAGTCGCGAACCGCGGCCAGCGAGTGCGCGGCGGCCAGGTCCATCGGGTAGCCGTACACCCCGGTGCTGATGGCCGGAAACGCGATCGACGCGCAGTTTCGTTCGGTCGCGAGCTGCAGGCAGGTCCGGTAGGCGGAAGCCAGTTGGTCCGGTTCCCCCTTCATGCCGCCCCGCCAGACGGGACCGACGGCGTGGAAGATGTACTTCGCCGGCAGATTGCCGCCCGACGTGGGAACTGCGCTGCCGGTCGGACAGCCATCGGGGAACTCACGACGCGTTTCTTCCATGATGGAGGGGCCGGCTGCCCGGTGAATCGCTCCGTCGACGCCTCCGCCGCCGGCCAGTCGCGAGTTCGCCGCGTTGACCACGGCATCCACTTCTTCCTTCGTGATGTCCCCTTGTACGAGTTCGATGGTGCTGTTGTGGACCTGAGCCTGCATGAGTCTCTCTCCTGAATGAGCCGGTACCGGTTGAGGACACTGCTCCGTCCGGTCGGCTCTCGTGTCAAGCACGGTAACGTCCGGCCGCGGCGGCGATTATACTCTCGACTTCGGCGGGGCCCGAACGTGTGACCGGGCTGATCGTGACAACTGCCGCCAGACGGCTTCCTCCCTGTACGCTCATTTTCGAGCCTGTGATCCGACTGCTGCTCCTCATTCCGACTCTGGACCGCTCCGGTGCCGAGAAGCAACTGATGCTGCTCGCACGCGGGCTGCCGACCGACGAGTTTTCCGTGCATGTGGTCGCCCTCACGCGTGGCGGTCCGTACGCGGATGTGCTCCGTCAGGCCGGAATCGATGTGACGGTGCTTGGCAAGCGGATGAAGTTCGATCCGCGCACTTTGCGGGATCTGCGGCGACTGGTCCGCGAGGAACGGCCGGACGTCATCCACTCCTGGCTGTTCGCCGCCAACGCCTATGCCCGGTTCGTGGCCGGCGGAGCCAACGGTCCACCGGTGGTTGTCTCCGAGCGGTGTGTCGATTCCTGGAAAAGCGGCTGGCAGCTCTGGCTGGATCGTCGACTCGTGTCCCGGACCCGGATGCTGCTGGCCAACTCGGAAAGCGTGGCAGAGTTCTATCGCGGGGTCGGGCATCCAGCCGAGCGCGTGATGGTGATCCCGAACGGTATCGAGGAACCACCGTCCCCCTCCTGCAGCCGGGAAGAGCTGCTGCGGGAACTGAGCCTGCCGGACGATGCCCGACTGGTCGCCTACGTTGGCCGGCTTGCTCCGCAGAAGCGGCTCGACACGCTCCTCTGGGCCGCGCAGTTGCTTCGGCAGGCGAACGAGCGCAGCTACCTGCTGATCGCCGGTGACGGTCCCCAGGCTGCCTGGGCGAAGGAGCTGTCCCGCAAACTCGAATGTGACCGGCACGTCCGGTTTCTTGGCCATCGGGATGATGCGGCTTCGCTGCTGCCGCTGGTGGACGCGTTCTGGCTGGCCAGCGACTTTGAGGGGATGTCCAACAGCCTCATGGAGGCGATGGCCTGCGGGCGTCCGGTCGTGGTCAGCAATATTCCCCCCAACCGCGAACTTGTCGATCACGGTGTCGAAGGATACCTGGTCGACGTCGGGGATGGGGTCGGCCTGGCGCAGTACACCGCGCGGCTGCTGGACGATCCCGATCTGGCGGCGAAAATGGGTGAGGCGGGCCGACGGCGGATGCAGGAGCATCACAGTGTCGCGCAGATGGTTTCCCGGCACGCGGAGCTGTATCACCGCCTGCTGGCACCAGCGGCTGAGGGGCAGTCGGGGACCGAGGATGCAGCGGTCGGGACCAGTCAGAAGTAACCGGCCGTCTTCGGTCGAAAAGGCAAAGTGGCATGTGCGGAATTGCCGGGGCGGCATGGACCAGCGACGGAGAACCTCTCGCCGAAGAGTCCCTCCGGCAGATGACCGGCACGCTGTCGCACCGCGGTCCGGACGATGAGGGCGTCTATCTGGACACGACCTCTGCCGGCGGCGTCGCGCTGGGACATCGGCGGCTGTCGATCATCGACCTGGCCGGCGGACACCAGCCGCTCTCGAACGAAGACGGCACGGTCTGGATCGTCTTCAACGGCGAGATCTACAACTACCGCGAACTGCGCCCCGAACTCGAAGCACAGGGGCATCGCTTCCAGACCTCGACCGATACCGAGACGATCATTCACCTGTACGAGCAGTACGGGCCCCGATGTGTCGAACGACTGCGGGGAATGTTCGCGTTTGCCATCTGGGATGCCGGCCGGCAGCGCCTGTTCATGGCCCGGGACCGGATCGGCCAGAAGCCGCTGTTCTACCGCGCCGAGCATGGGCGCATCACATTCGGCAGCGAGCTGAAATCTTTGCTGCAGATTCCCGGAGCGCCCCGCGAGCTGGATCCCCAGGCGGTCGACCTGTTCCTCACGTACCAGTACGTGCCGCATCCCTGGTGCATCCTCAAGGGGTATTCCAAGCTTTCGCCCGGGCATTATGCGATCTGGCAGAACGGCTCACTGCACACCGAGCGATACTGGTCTCCTCCATACGATGACGACTCCGATCCCGAGTCGCTGGCGAATCCGCAACTGGCCGAGTCGGGATCGTGGACGGAGACGCAGTGGCGGGAACGGCTGCGGGAGACGCTGACAGAAGCGGTCCGGCTGCGGATGCGTTCCGACGTGCCGATCGGGGCGTTTCTTTCTGGCGGGATCGATTCGACCATCACGGCCGGTCTGATGCAGTCGCTGGCCGATTCGCCGATCCACACGTTCTCGATCGGTTTCCCGATCGCTGCGTTCGACGAGCGCAGCTATGCCCGTCAGGCGGCCGAGCATCTGAAGACGAATCACCATGAGTACGTCGTCGAGCCGTCGGCCCTCGAGACGCTGCCGCGCCTGATCTGGCACTACGACGAACCGTTCGGCGACAGCTCCGCGATTCCCACCATGTACCTTTCGGAGGTGACCCGGCGGGAAGTGACGGTGGCGCTCTCCGGAGACGGTGGCGACGAACTGTTCGCCGGCTATCCCAGGTATCAGGCGGTGCGTGCGGCGGGGATCCTGGACCGGCTGCCCGGTTTCGTGCGGAGCGCCTTCGGTTGGAACGGCTGGCAGCAGTTTCCGGAAGGGGCAGGGCACAAGTCGACGACGCGACGGTTCAAGCGGTTCATGCTGGCGATGAGCCGACCTCCCGAGGTCCGGTACCTTCGCTGGGTCGGCATGTTCAATACGCCAGAGATGCGGAGGCAGCTTTATTCACCCGAGTATCGCGAGCAGGTGGGAGACTTCGACTCGGCCGAGTTTCTGCTGAATGCCTATGCTCACTGCCGGGGGCGTGATTTCGTCACCCGGACCACCTGCGTCGACATGCTCAGCTACCTGCCGTGCGACATCATGACCAAAGTCGACATCGCCTCGATGGCGTTCGGCCTGGAAGCGCGTAGTCCCTTCCTCGATCATCACGTGGCCGAACTGGCCGCCCGGATGCCGCTCTCGCTGAAGATGAGCGGCACCCGCAGCAAGAAGGTTCTGACCGATACGTTCAGCGATTTGATTCCGGGGTCGATCCAGAACCGGAGCAAGATGGGCTTCGGCGTTCCGATCGACCACTGGTTCCGCAACGAACTGAAAGATCTGCTTCACGATACGCTGCTGGGAGAGACGGCCCGGGCCCGCGGGTTCTTCAACGAAGAATTCGTCCGGGGCATGGTCGAAAGCCATATCAGCGGCCGCGTCAACGAATGCTACCGGCTGTGGAATCTGCTCATCTTCGAGCAGTGGTGCCAGGCGTTTCTGGATCGCACTCCTGCGGCCTGTCACGCCGAAGTCTGAGGGAACTCCGGCGCAGCGACTCGGCGTGCCCGAGCTCTCCTCAGTGGCTGCAGCCGATCGTTTGCCCCCGGTATGCGCCGGTCTTTGCGATTCGCGCGGCGGCGGTCGGGGGGACGGTGACGTCCGAATGGCAGAACGGCCGGACCGTGTGACCATTGGCTGCAGACTGTCCTGTGCGGAGGCCGGAACTTTCAGCCGGACGGCGGGTGCGGAGGTAAGAAATCAGCAGTCGACTGGTGGTGAACGCGCCCATGGTAATCAACCTCTTGGTTGACAGTGAGATACGGTGCGACGAGCCGGTTACGGGAGGCTGTCGCGAATCCATTCCTTCGGAACACGCGTGAAGTATGGTCGAAACCAACTGTCGGAACAGACACAGTCAACGTAAACTGCACCCATGACAGTTCGTGTAATTCCGAACTGTACTGGTCAGCTTTTCTTGCAACTGTGTCGCTTCCGGCTCTCGAAGGTTCCTGACGATGAACATCACGCCGCTGGACGTGGGCTCGGGTGAGAATTTGTACGAGGCCGTCGCCGATCGCGTCGCCTGGCTGATCGAGAACGGCACGCTTCGACCGGGGGATCGAATTCCCTCCGTGCGGCGGATGCACGAGCAGCTGGAGGTGAGTATCTCCACTGTGATGCAGGCATACCGCCTGCTGGAGGATCGCGGTCTGGTCGAGGCCCGGCCCCAGTCGGGGTACTACGTCCGCCGCGGCGCCGATCGACGACCGGACGAACCGACGGTCGCCCGGCCGGCCAGTTCTCCGCGCAAGGTCTGCGTCTGCAGCCTGTCCTATTCGCTGATGGACAAACTGGATCATGCCGGCGTCGTCAAGCTGGGAGCGGCCGTCCCCGACGTCGAGCTGATGCCGGTCAAGGCGCTCAACCGGTGTTTCGGCCAGGTCCTGCGGTACAACACCGCCAACGCGCATGGATACGACACGCCTGCCGGCTGTGACGAACTGCGTAGTGAGATTGCGCGGCGGATGCTTGATGCAGGCGTAACGGTCAGCGCCGACGAGATCGTCACCACCTGTGGTACGACAGAAGGTCTGTACCTCGCGCTGCGGGCGGTGACGAAACCGGGCGATACCGTCGCGATCGAAACTCCGACCTACTACGGCGTCCTCGAAAAACTGGAGGAACTGCAACTGCGGTCGCTCGAGCTTCGGACAG
This region includes:
- the asnB gene encoding asparagine synthase (glutamine-hydrolyzing), whose translation is MCGIAGAAWTSDGEPLAEESLRQMTGTLSHRGPDDEGVYLDTTSAGGVALGHRRLSIIDLAGGHQPLSNEDGTVWIVFNGEIYNYRELRPELEAQGHRFQTSTDTETIIHLYEQYGPRCVERLRGMFAFAIWDAGRQRLFMARDRIGQKPLFYRAEHGRITFGSELKSLLQIPGAPRELDPQAVDLFLTYQYVPHPWCILKGYSKLSPGHYAIWQNGSLHTERYWSPPYDDDSDPESLANPQLAESGSWTETQWRERLRETLTEAVRLRMRSDVPIGAFLSGGIDSTITAGLMQSLADSPIHTFSIGFPIAAFDERSYARQAAEHLKTNHHEYVVEPSALETLPRLIWHYDEPFGDSSAIPTMYLSEVTRREVTVALSGDGGDELFAGYPRYQAVRAAGILDRLPGFVRSAFGWNGWQQFPEGAGHKSTTRRFKRFMLAMSRPPEVRYLRWVGMFNTPEMRRQLYSPEYREQVGDFDSAEFLLNAYAHCRGRDFVTRTTCVDMLSYLPCDIMTKVDIASMAFGLEARSPFLDHHVAELAARMPLSLKMSGTRSKKVLTDTFSDLIPGSIQNRSKMGFGVPIDHWFRNELKDLLHDTLLGETARARGFFNEEFVRGMVESHISGRVNECYRLWNLLIFEQWCQAFLDRTPAACHAEV